A genomic segment from Propioniciclava sp. MC1595 encodes:
- a CDS encoding DNA polymerase IV, with translation MRSAASILHLDLDAFFAAVEQRDKPSLRGKPVIVGGIGPRGVVSTASYEARKFGVHSAMPTHEARRLCPHAAFLGGRFRAYRESSAIVMGLLRELSPLVEPLSLDEAFVDLAAGPTTHFSPDAVRALAEDLRARLREATGGLTASVGIGSSKFIAKVATELGKPDGVFVVAPGTELDTIADLPARAIPGVGPATMERLTRLAVRTVADIRELSRNELVRELGRAQGEWVHELAFARDDRPVVAEREAKSISVEDTFETDVTDRAELEAVVDRDARIVAERLTRSGLFARTVTLKAKLPDFTILSRSQTLHGATDRPEVIGRLARGLLAGLDLPDGVRLLGVGVAGFTEAAQEELFELEPSGPVVEESSRAPASRPRWAPTFSPGADVVHDEHGPGWVWGTGLGRVTVRFETAESGPGPVRTFRLEDPALRLADVLPSDGSPADPSGPGWAQAVTAPTMSGDD, from the coding sequence ATGAGATCGGCCGCCTCCATCCTGCACCTCGACCTCGACGCGTTCTTCGCCGCGGTCGAGCAGCGCGACAAGCCCTCGCTGCGCGGCAAGCCCGTCATCGTGGGCGGGATCGGACCCCGCGGGGTGGTGTCGACGGCGTCGTACGAGGCCCGGAAGTTCGGCGTGCACTCGGCCATGCCGACCCACGAGGCGCGCCGCCTGTGCCCGCACGCGGCGTTCCTCGGCGGGCGGTTCCGCGCCTACCGGGAGAGCTCGGCCATCGTCATGGGGTTGCTGCGCGAGCTGTCGCCGCTGGTCGAGCCCCTGAGCCTGGACGAGGCCTTCGTCGACCTCGCCGCGGGCCCGACGACCCACTTCTCCCCGGACGCCGTCCGCGCCCTCGCCGAGGACCTCCGCGCCCGGCTGCGGGAGGCGACGGGCGGGCTCACGGCGTCCGTCGGCATCGGCAGCAGCAAGTTCATCGCCAAGGTGGCCACCGAGCTGGGCAAGCCCGACGGGGTCTTCGTCGTCGCGCCCGGCACCGAGCTCGACACCATCGCCGACCTGCCCGCGCGTGCGATCCCCGGGGTCGGCCCGGCAACGATGGAGCGGCTGACCCGGCTGGCGGTGCGCACGGTCGCCGACATCCGCGAACTCAGCCGCAACGAGCTCGTCCGCGAGCTGGGCCGGGCCCAGGGGGAGTGGGTGCACGAGCTCGCGTTCGCCCGCGACGACCGGCCCGTGGTCGCCGAGCGCGAGGCGAAGAGCATCAGCGTCGAGGACACCTTCGAGACCGACGTCACCGACCGTGCCGAGCTCGAGGCCGTCGTCGACCGGGACGCCCGCATCGTCGCCGAGCGGCTCACCCGCTCCGGACTGTTCGCGCGCACGGTCACGCTCAAGGCCAAGCTGCCCGACTTCACCATCCTGTCCCGCTCCCAGACCCTGCACGGCGCCACCGACCGCCCCGAGGTCATCGGACGCCTCGCGCGCGGCCTGCTCGCCGGCCTGGACCTGCCCGACGGGGTCCGGCTGCTCGGCGTGGGCGTCGCGGGGTTCACCGAGGCCGCCCAGGAGGAGCTGTTCGAGCTGGAGCCATCCGGCCCGGTCGTCGAGGAGTCCAGCCGCGCGCCGGCGTCCCGACCCCGGTGGGCGCCCACCTTCAGCCCGGGCGCCGACGTGGTGCACGACGAGCACGGCCCCGGCTGGGTGTGGGGGACCGGGCTCGGGCGGGTCACCGTCCGCTTCGAGACCGCCGAGTCCGGACCGGGGCCGGTGCGCACCTTCCGGCTCGAGGACCCCGCCCTGCGCCTGGCCGACGTGCTGCCCTCCGACGGCAGCCCGGCCGACCCGTCGGGCCCCGGGTGGGCCCAGGCGGTCACCGCCCCGACCATGTCAGGAGACGACTGA
- a CDS encoding mycothiol transferase — protein MDHRALLTDAASRPLDAARQVLDGLAPDSLHAMPEGRGNSIAWLVWHAARQADVQLAALHGGAEAWAAGWADRTGIDRGEGDFGFGDGVAEVAALRVADPDALLGYAAAVTDALTTYVGSLAATDLDDVVDTNWTPHVTRGVRLISIIDDAVAHLGQAAYVRGLVDGWSIGY, from the coding sequence ATGGACCACCGCGCCCTGCTCACCGACGCCGCCTCCCGCCCGCTCGACGCCGCCCGCCAGGTGCTCGACGGCCTCGCGCCCGACTCCCTGCACGCGATGCCCGAGGGCCGCGGCAACTCGATCGCGTGGCTGGTGTGGCACGCCGCCCGGCAGGCCGACGTCCAGCTGGCCGCGCTGCACGGCGGGGCCGAGGCGTGGGCGGCCGGCTGGGCCGACCGGACCGGGATCGACCGCGGTGAGGGCGACTTCGGGTTCGGCGACGGCGTGGCCGAGGTCGCCGCCCTGCGGGTGGCCGACCCCGACGCGCTGTTGGGCTACGCGGCGGCCGTCACCGACGCGCTCACGACGTACGTGGGGTCGCTCGCGGCCACCGACCTCGACGACGTGGTCGACACGAACTGGACGCCCCACGTCACCCGCGGCGTCCGGCTCATCTCGATCATCGACGACGCCGTGGCCCACCTCGGGCAGGCAGCCTACGTGCGCGGCCTCGTCGACGGCTGGTCGATCGGCTACTGA
- a CDS encoding dihydrofolate reductase: MAVIAIAIVARNGVLGDGEAQPFEFAEDWARYKRVTLGHPMIMGRATHDAIGRWLPGRTTIVVTRNLDRVEIPDDPRVDARVATSVEEALALAQELDDTVYVAGGGEIYRQAWDSLDELDLTEVHADAEGSVTLPDVDPAVWEEYRRDPRGEFDFVGYRRRQ; this comes from the coding sequence ATGGCCGTCATCGCCATCGCCATCGTCGCCCGCAACGGGGTGCTCGGTGACGGGGAGGCGCAGCCGTTCGAGTTCGCCGAGGACTGGGCCCGCTACAAGCGCGTCACCCTGGGCCACCCGATGATCATGGGCCGCGCCACCCACGACGCCATCGGTCGCTGGTTGCCCGGGCGCACCACGATCGTCGTCACCCGCAACCTCGACCGCGTCGAGATCCCCGACGACCCGCGCGTCGACGCCCGCGTGGCCACCTCGGTGGAGGAGGCGCTGGCCCTCGCCCAGGAGCTCGACGACACCGTCTACGTCGCCGGCGGGGGCGAGATCTACCGCCAGGCCTGGGACTCCCTCGACGAGCTCGACCTCACCGAGGTGCACGCGGACGCCGAGGGCTCGGTCACGCTGCCCGACGTCGACCCCGCGGTCTGGGAGGAGTACCGCCGCGACCCGCGCGGCGAGTTCGACTTCGTGGGCTACCGGCGCCGTCAGTAG
- a CDS encoding triacylglycerol lipase yields MSRVRTVVQDWAHVARRWTASALDRTPPDAFADGDGVPIVLLPGIWESWRYLVPLARHLNALGHPVNPLPGLGWNGRPLEESLDRARGGLAALGLERPVLVAHSKGGLIGKTLLVDALAADPDRAPRGLVAVCTPFGGSRLSWRVFTRTPLGLFAPTGAAIVALAAERAVNSRIVSVASAWDEMIPDGSFLPGAHNITLRLPGHFRPVADPGTARLVHEQVEGLAAG; encoded by the coding sequence GTGAGCCGCGTGCGGACCGTCGTGCAGGACTGGGCCCACGTGGCCCGGCGCTGGACGGCGTCCGCCCTCGACCGGACGCCCCCCGACGCCTTCGCCGACGGTGACGGCGTCCCCATCGTGCTGCTGCCCGGGATCTGGGAGTCGTGGCGCTACCTGGTCCCGCTGGCCCGCCACCTGAACGCACTCGGCCACCCCGTCAACCCGCTGCCGGGCCTCGGCTGGAACGGCCGGCCCCTCGAGGAGTCCCTCGACCGCGCCCGGGGCGGGCTGGCAGCGCTCGGACTCGAGCGACCGGTCCTGGTCGCCCACTCCAAGGGTGGGCTGATCGGCAAGACGCTGCTGGTGGACGCCCTCGCCGCCGACCCCGACCGCGCCCCCCGCGGGCTGGTCGCGGTCTGCACCCCGTTCGGTGGGTCCCGGCTGAGCTGGCGCGTCTTCACCCGGACGCCCCTGGGCCTGTTCGCGCCCACCGGCGCCGCGATCGTCGCCCTCGCCGCGGAGCGCGCCGTCAACAGCCGGATCGTGTCGGTGGCGTCGGCGTGGGACGAGATGATCCCCGACGGGTCGTTCCTCCCCGGGGCGCACAACATCACGCTCCGGCTGCCGGGCCACTTCCGGCCCGTGGCCGACCCGGGCACGGCCCGCCTGGTGCACGAGCAGGTCGAGGGCCTCGCCGCGGGCTAG
- a CDS encoding alpha/beta fold hydrolase, producing the protein MRRSRHEPAFGAVEHRYGRGHKRVRAWDVSGDPGTDDLTFVLVHGLGVSSDLFRPVVDRLRHLGRVVVFDLPGFGGVPHPRDPMDIPAFARAIAPGLDRLGVTEPVLVGHSMGSQVVVELARREPHLRGRMVLVAPVVCVDQRRLSRVLSGFARSSVHERFGAALVSVRGYLSAGLRWPLELLPAMVRYPIEDRIADLGGRLVIVRGEHDRLCPPQWAERLLNRSGAEGSIIVAEGAAHQVVVDNADEVVAAAVAASGRGPLP; encoded by the coding sequence ATGCGTCGATCCCGCCACGAACCCGCCTTCGGCGCGGTCGAGCACCGCTACGGACGCGGCCACAAGCGCGTCCGCGCCTGGGACGTCAGCGGCGACCCCGGCACCGACGACCTCACCTTCGTGCTCGTCCACGGGCTGGGGGTGAGTTCCGACCTGTTCCGTCCCGTCGTCGACCGGTTGCGCCACCTCGGGCGGGTCGTCGTGTTCGACCTGCCCGGCTTCGGGGGCGTCCCGCACCCGCGCGACCCGATGGACATCCCCGCGTTCGCCCGCGCGATCGCGCCCGGCCTCGACCGGCTGGGCGTGACCGAGCCGGTGCTGGTCGGGCACTCGATGGGTTCCCAGGTCGTCGTCGAGCTCGCCCGCCGCGAGCCGCACCTGCGGGGCCGGATGGTGCTCGTCGCCCCCGTGGTCTGCGTCGACCAGCGCCGCCTGTCGCGGGTGCTGTCGGGGTTCGCGCGGTCGTCGGTGCACGAGCGGTTCGGCGCCGCGTTGGTCTCGGTGCGGGGCTACCTGTCGGCCGGCCTGCGCTGGCCGCTGGAGTTGCTGCCGGCCATGGTGCGCTACCCGATCGAGGACCGGATCGCCGACCTCGGCGGGCGCCTGGTCATCGTGCGCGGCGAGCACGACCGCCTGTGTCCGCCGCAGTGGGCCGAACGCCTGCTGAACCGCAGCGGGGCCGAGGGCAGCATCATCGTCGCGGAGGGGGCGGCCCACCAGGTCGTCGTCGACAACGCCGACGAGGTCGTCGCGGCCGCCGTCGCGGCCTCGGGGCGGGGGCCCCTGCCGTGA
- a CDS encoding thymidylate synthase: MQQYLDLLTRILESGAQKSDRTGTGTLSVFGHQMRFDLAEGFPLLTTKKLHTRSIFGELLWFLRGDTNIGWLHQNGITIWDEWADENGDLGPVYGYQWRSWPAPSGERVDQIANVIESIRTRPDSRRHVVTAWNPADVDDMALPPCHMMFQFYVADGRLSCQMYQRSADVFLGVPFNIASYALLTHMVAQVTGLEPGEFVHTFGDAHLYSNHLEQARLQLTREPRALPTLKLNPAVTEIDRFELGDIELVGYDPHPTIKAPIAV; encoded by the coding sequence ATGCAGCAGTACCTCGACCTGCTCACCCGCATCCTTGAGTCGGGTGCGCAGAAGTCGGACCGCACGGGCACCGGGACCCTCAGCGTCTTCGGCCACCAGATGCGCTTCGACCTCGCCGAGGGGTTCCCGCTGCTGACCACGAAGAAGCTGCACACCCGCTCGATCTTCGGGGAGCTGCTGTGGTTCCTGCGGGGGGACACCAACATCGGTTGGCTGCACCAGAACGGCATCACGATCTGGGACGAGTGGGCCGACGAGAACGGTGACCTCGGCCCGGTGTACGGCTACCAGTGGCGCAGCTGGCCGGCCCCGTCGGGTGAGCGCGTCGACCAGATCGCCAACGTCATCGAGTCGATCCGGACGCGGCCCGACAGCCGCCGTCACGTGGTCACGGCGTGGAACCCCGCCGACGTCGACGACATGGCGCTGCCCCCGTGCCACATGATGTTCCAGTTCTACGTCGCCGACGGGCGGCTGAGCTGCCAGATGTACCAGCGCAGCGCCGACGTGTTCCTCGGCGTCCCGTTCAACATCGCCAGCTACGCCCTGCTGACCCACATGGTCGCCCAGGTCACCGGCCTGGAGCCCGGCGAGTTCGTGCACACCTTCGGCGACGCGCACCTGTACTCCAACCACCTCGAGCAGGCGCGCCTCCAGCTGACCCGCGAGCCGCGGGCGCTGCCGACGCTGAAGCTGAACCCCGCCGTGACCGAGATCGACCGGTTCGAGCTGGGCGACATCGAGCTGGTCGGCTACGACCCGCACCCCACGATCAAGGCACCGATCGCCGTCTGA
- the rdgB gene encoding RdgB/HAM1 family non-canonical purine NTP pyrophosphatase: MPQPLTTVVLATHNAKKLAELRRIADAAGAGLQVVGLDEVGSYPEPAETEATFEGNALIKARAAAAATGLAALADDSGLEVDVLNGMPGVRTARWAGARASDEENRRLVLAQVDDVPDPLRTARFVCAVALVLPDGTEHVLRETMEGRLAHAESGTNGFGYDPIFIAEGNEVTNAHLAPEQKDAISHRGKAVRAMVDHLRGL; encoded by the coding sequence ATGCCACAGCCGCTCACCACGGTCGTCCTGGCCACCCACAACGCCAAGAAGCTCGCCGAGCTGCGCCGCATCGCGGACGCCGCGGGCGCGGGCCTGCAGGTGGTCGGGCTGGACGAGGTCGGCTCCTACCCCGAGCCCGCCGAGACCGAGGCGACCTTCGAGGGCAACGCGCTGATCAAGGCGCGCGCGGCCGCGGCCGCGACCGGGCTGGCGGCGTTGGCCGACGACTCCGGGCTCGAGGTCGACGTCCTCAACGGGATGCCGGGCGTCCGCACCGCCCGCTGGGCCGGAGCCCGGGCGTCCGACGAGGAGAACCGCCGGCTCGTCCTGGCGCAGGTCGACGACGTGCCCGACCCCCTGCGGACCGCCCGCTTCGTGTGCGCGGTCGCGCTCGTGCTGCCCGACGGGACCGAGCACGTGCTCCGCGAGACGATGGAGGGGCGCCTGGCCCACGCCGAGTCGGGCACCAACGGCTTCGGCTACGACCCCATCTTCATCGCCGAGGGCAACGAGGTCACCAACGCCCACCTGGCCCCCGAGCAGAAGGACGCCATCAGCCACCGCGGCAAGGCGGTGCGCGCCATGGTGGACCACCTCCGGGGGCTGTAA
- a CDS encoding metalloregulator ArsR/SmtB family transcription factor, with protein sequence MHESPLLDVPDDEHAQLAAETFRMLSDPTRVKLLWALLQGEASVGALVELVQSTPTAVSQHLSKLRLAGLVTSRREGTYIHYSATNAHVHRLLAEALSHAEHTSGLVPDTAEHRYRTPAGLPRHDG encoded by the coding sequence ATGCACGAGTCCCCGCTCCTTGACGTCCCCGACGACGAGCACGCGCAGCTCGCCGCGGAGACGTTCCGGATGCTGTCGGACCCGACCCGCGTGAAGCTGCTGTGGGCCCTGCTCCAGGGCGAGGCCAGTGTCGGCGCGCTGGTCGAGCTGGTGCAGTCGACGCCCACCGCGGTCAGCCAGCACCTGTCGAAGTTGCGGCTGGCGGGCCTGGTCACCAGCCGCCGCGAGGGCACCTACATCCACTACTCGGCGACCAACGCGCACGTGCACCGGCTGCTGGCCGAGGCGCTGTCGCACGCCGAGCACACCTCGGGCCTCGTGCCCGACACCGCCGAGCACCGGTACCGGACGCCGGCCGGCCTGCCGCGCCACGATGGGTAG
- a CDS encoding cation diffusion facilitator family transporter gives MAPPGAWAGFPQADAIVGLLIAVVIIGVLVSSLRITVRRLMDGVEDGTLDRIEAVAGGVPGVAAVLRTRARWSGHRMEADLDVAVDPALTVAQGHDVAVAVHRALVESIPHLDRASVHVEPVGSACGANLT, from the coding sequence ATGGCGCCACCCGGCGCCTGGGCCGGCTTCCCGCAGGCGGACGCCATCGTCGGCCTGCTCATCGCCGTGGTGATCATCGGCGTGCTGGTCAGCTCGCTGCGGATCACGGTGCGTCGCCTCATGGACGGCGTCGAGGACGGCACGCTGGACCGGATCGAGGCCGTCGCCGGGGGCGTCCCGGGGGTCGCCGCCGTGCTGCGGACCCGCGCCCGCTGGAGCGGCCACCGCATGGAGGCCGACCTCGACGTGGCCGTCGACCCGGCCCTCACCGTGGCGCAGGGCCACGATGTGGCGGTGGCGGTGCACCGCGCGCTGGTGGAGTCGATCCCCCACCTCGACCGGGCCAGCGTGCACGTGGAGCCGGTGGGCAGCGCCTGCGGCGCGAACCTGACCTGA
- a CDS encoding DIP1984 family protein gives MKLAEALAERAAAQTRLAELQGRLEASVLVQEGDEPAEDPAALLAEADRVLERLEHLVRAINATNAVTPFDAGRTVTDAIAARDTLARRQRFLAAVAGAAVPSSRFGRAEIKFVPTVDVRSLRAAADDAARAFRELDTRLQGLNWTTDLVEPQS, from the coding sequence GTGAAGCTCGCCGAGGCGCTCGCCGAGCGGGCGGCCGCGCAGACCCGGCTGGCCGAGCTGCAGGGCCGCCTCGAGGCGAGCGTCCTGGTGCAGGAGGGCGACGAGCCGGCCGAGGACCCGGCCGCGCTGCTGGCCGAGGCCGACCGCGTCCTGGAGCGGCTGGAGCACCTCGTCCGGGCTATCAACGCCACGAACGCGGTGACCCCGTTCGACGCCGGCCGCACCGTGACCGACGCCATCGCCGCGCGCGACACCCTGGCCCGCCGGCAGCGGTTCCTCGCCGCGGTGGCCGGGGCGGCCGTGCCGTCGAGCCGGTTCGGACGCGCCGAGATCAAGTTCGTCCCCACCGTGGACGTGCGTTCCCTGCGCGCCGCCGCGGACGATGCTGCCCGGGCCTTCCGGGAGCTCGACACGCGCCTGCAGGGCCTGAACTGGACCACTGACCTGGTCGAGCCCCAGAGCTGA
- the rph gene encoding ribonuclease PH, with translation MTERFDGRRPDQLRQVRFTRNWLDHAEGSVLVEFGKTRVLVAASVTEGVPRWLKGQGKGWVTAEYEMLPRSTHTRSDRESRKGKVGGRTHEISRLIGRALRAVIDYEALGENTIVIDCDVLQADGGTRTASITGAYVALADAVSYLRGRGALKGEPLKGSVAAISVGVVDGLAVLDLPYEEDSAAEVDMNIVMTGDGKLIEVQGTAEGEPFDRAVMDQLLDLGAVGCAELTRLQAEALR, from the coding sequence GTGACTGAACGCTTTGATGGACGCCGCCCCGACCAGCTCCGACAGGTGCGCTTCACGCGCAACTGGCTCGACCATGCCGAAGGTTCGGTGCTCGTCGAGTTCGGCAAGACCCGCGTGCTGGTGGCGGCGTCGGTGACCGAGGGCGTGCCGCGTTGGCTCAAGGGGCAGGGCAAGGGCTGGGTGACCGCCGAGTACGAGATGCTCCCGCGCTCCACCCACACCCGGTCCGACCGCGAGTCCCGCAAGGGGAAGGTCGGCGGACGCACGCACGAGATCTCGCGCCTGATCGGCCGCGCCCTGCGCGCCGTCATCGACTACGAGGCCCTCGGCGAGAACACGATCGTGATCGACTGCGACGTGCTGCAGGCCGATGGCGGGACGCGCACGGCGTCCATCACCGGCGCCTACGTGGCGCTCGCCGACGCCGTGTCCTACCTGCGCGGGCGCGGCGCTCTCAAGGGTGAGCCGCTCAAGGGTTCGGTGGCCGCCATCAGCGTCGGCGTCGTGGACGGACTGGCCGTGCTCGACCTGCCGTACGAGGAGGACTCGGCGGCGGAGGTCGACATGAACATTGTCATGACCGGAGACGGGAAGCTCATCGAGGTGCAGGGCACCGCCGAGGGCGAGCCCTTCGACCGTGCCGTCATGGACCAGTTGCTCGACCTCGGCGCCGTCGGCTGCGCCGAGCTGACCCGCCTCCAGGCCGAGGCCCTGCGGTGA
- a CDS encoding LUD domain-containing protein — protein sequence MSTARDEILGRIRTALSDVTEADPARDVPVAWQYGRATDIADVLGLFVERVEDYRAIVERVPVADVPEAVVRHLRDTGASTVVLPVGIEAAWRTAVEASGLEVLSDEPALSHDELNRVDAVVTAAAVGIAETGTFVLDHRPDQGRRALTLVPDRHVCVVRADQVVTDVPEAVGRLAVSVAEGLPLTWVSGPSATSDIELNRVEGVHGPRTLHVLVAV from the coding sequence ATGAGCACCGCCCGTGACGAGATCCTCGGCCGCATCCGCACCGCGCTGAGCGACGTGACCGAGGCCGACCCGGCCCGTGACGTGCCGGTCGCCTGGCAGTACGGCCGCGCCACCGACATCGCCGACGTGCTCGGCCTGTTCGTCGAGCGCGTAGAGGACTACCGCGCGATCGTCGAGCGCGTGCCCGTGGCCGACGTCCCGGAGGCCGTCGTGCGGCACCTGCGCGACACCGGCGCCTCGACCGTCGTCCTCCCCGTGGGCATCGAGGCCGCGTGGCGGACCGCCGTCGAGGCGTCCGGCCTGGAGGTGCTGTCCGACGAACCGGCCCTGTCCCACGACGAGCTCAACCGGGTGGACGCGGTGGTGACCGCCGCGGCGGTCGGGATCGCCGAGACCGGCACGTTCGTGCTCGACCACCGTCCCGACCAGGGACGCCGCGCGCTCACCCTGGTGCCTGACCGGCACGTGTGCGTGGTGCGGGCCGATCAGGTCGTCACCGATGTGCCTGAGGCCGTGGGGCGCCTGGCGGTGTCGGTCGCCGAGGGCCTGCCGCTCACCTGGGTGTCGGGCCCGAGCGCGACCAGCGACATCGAGCTCAACCGTGTGGAGGGCGTTCACGGCCCCCGGACGCTGCACGTCCTCGTCGCCGTGTGA
- a CDS encoding LutB/LldF family L-lactate oxidation iron-sulfur protein: MTTTNLGMPTRVRLTPAPPEGALIDSPPFPQAAIRELGKDTQRANLRHATHTIRTKRQRVVAELDHWQDLRSAGEAVKNRVARHLDTWLVQLEENLTRAGSTVHWARDAEEANRIIIDLIRATGSDEVVKVKSMATQEIDLNEALEEAGIAAWETDLAELIVQLGHDRPSHILVPAIHRNRTEVRDIFLEEMGRYGTPPPEGLDDDPGRLANAARTHLRDKFLRARVAVSGANFAVAETGSLVVVESEGNGRMCLTLPQTLISVVGIEKVVPTFADLEVFLQLLPRSSTAERMNPYTTIWTGPTPGDGPQDVHVVLVDNGRTRALADPSGRAALRCIRCSACLNICPVFEKVGGHAYGSVYPGPIGAILNPQLRGVESAVDRSLPFASTLCGACDDVCPVKIPISDILVQQRHRIVEAKKAEAGRKPHLEPVLMKGGGWLMGDARRLALMQRAANVFGLVGGRAIGRIGNWPVPGLSRWLRARNVPMPPTASFRAQFDKTTDKTRGGQR, from the coding sequence ATGACCACCACCAACCTCGGCATGCCGACCAGGGTGCGGCTCACCCCGGCCCCGCCCGAGGGAGCGCTCATCGACAGCCCGCCGTTCCCGCAGGCCGCGATCCGCGAGCTGGGCAAGGACACCCAGCGGGCCAACCTGCGCCACGCCACCCACACCATCCGCACGAAGCGGCAGCGCGTGGTGGCCGAGCTCGACCACTGGCAGGACCTCCGTTCGGCCGGCGAGGCCGTCAAGAACCGCGTGGCCCGCCACCTCGACACCTGGCTGGTCCAGCTCGAGGAGAACCTCACCAGGGCCGGCTCGACCGTGCACTGGGCGCGCGACGCGGAGGAGGCCAACCGCATCATCATCGATCTCATCCGGGCCACCGGCTCCGACGAGGTCGTCAAGGTCAAGTCGATGGCCACCCAGGAGATCGACCTCAACGAGGCTCTGGAGGAGGCCGGGATCGCGGCCTGGGAGACCGACCTGGCCGAACTCATCGTGCAACTGGGCCACGACCGGCCCAGCCACATCCTGGTGCCTGCCATCCACCGCAACCGCACCGAGGTGCGCGACATCTTCCTCGAGGAGATGGGCCGCTATGGCACCCCGCCCCCCGAGGGCCTCGACGACGACCCCGGACGCCTCGCCAACGCGGCCCGCACCCACCTGCGCGACAAGTTCCTGCGCGCGAGGGTTGCCGTGTCGGGGGCCAACTTCGCCGTGGCCGAGACCGGTTCGCTGGTCGTGGTGGAGTCCGAGGGCAACGGGCGGATGTGCCTGACCCTGCCGCAGACCCTGATCTCGGTGGTCGGCATCGAGAAGGTCGTGCCGACCTTCGCCGACCTGGAGGTGTTCCTGCAGTTGCTGCCGCGCAGCTCGACCGCCGAGCGGATGAACCCCTACACCACGATCTGGACCGGCCCGACCCCCGGGGACGGACCCCAGGACGTGCACGTCGTGCTCGTCGACAACGGCCGCACCCGCGCCCTGGCCGACCCCAGCGGGCGTGCCGCGCTGCGGTGCATCCGCTGCTCGGCGTGCCTCAACATCTGCCCCGTCTTCGAGAAGGTGGGCGGCCACGCCTACGGCTCGGTCTACCCCGGCCCCATCGGCGCGATCCTCAACCCGCAGCTGCGCGGGGTTGAGTCGGCGGTCGACCGGTCCCTGCCGTTCGCCTCCACCCTGTGCGGGGCGTGCGACGACGTGTGCCCGGTGAAGATCCCGATCTCCGACATTCTGGTCCAGCAGCGGCACCGCATCGTCGAGGCCAAAAAGGCCGAGGCTGGTCGCAAGCCGCACCTGGAGCCGGTCCTGATGAAGGGCGGCGGCTGGCTGATGGGCGATGCCCGACGCCTCGCCCTGATGCAGCGGGCGGCGAACGTCTTCGGCCTCGTCGGCGGCCGGGCCATCGGTCGGATCGGCAACTGGCCCGTCCCCGGGCTCTCCCGCTGGCTGCGTGCCCGCAACGTCCCGATGCCACCCACGGCGTCCTTCCGCGCCCAGTTCGACAAGACGACCGACAAGACGAGAGGTGGGCAGCGATGA
- a CDS encoding (Fe-S)-binding protein — translation MAGPTVALFATCVNDTMFPGTPDAVRRLLERLGCTVVFPRQQTCCGQMFTNTGYFDEAVPSVRTFVEAFDTFDYVVGPSGSCVGAVRHQHPMLARHAGDAGLERAVGELTPRVYDLSEFIVDVLGTVDVGAWFPHPVTYHPTCHSLRVAKVGDRPLRLLRAVEGIELRELPDAEQCCGFGGTFSLKNPDVSIAMATDKADHVVSTGAEFVVAGDNACLLNIGGVLGRRGDRARTIHLADVLVSTREQPTTASATTAGRAR, via the coding sequence ATGGCTGGCCCCACCGTCGCGCTCTTCGCCACCTGCGTGAACGACACGATGTTCCCCGGGACGCCGGACGCCGTCCGCCGCCTCCTGGAACGTCTCGGTTGCACCGTGGTCTTCCCCCGCCAGCAGACCTGCTGCGGGCAGATGTTCACCAACACCGGCTACTTCGACGAGGCTGTGCCGAGTGTGCGCACATTCGTCGAGGCATTCGACACGTTCGACTACGTGGTCGGGCCCTCCGGGTCGTGCGTCGGCGCGGTGCGCCACCAGCATCCGATGCTGGCCCGGCACGCCGGGGACGCCGGCCTGGAACGGGCGGTGGGGGAGCTGACGCCACGGGTCTATGACCTGAGCGAGTTCATCGTCGACGTGCTCGGTACCGTCGACGTGGGGGCGTGGTTCCCGCATCCGGTCACCTACCACCCGACCTGCCACTCTCTGCGGGTCGCGAAGGTGGGGGACCGGCCCCTGCGCCTGCTCCGGGCCGTCGAGGGGATCGAACTGCGTGAGCTGCCCGACGCCGAGCAGTGCTGCGGCTTCGGCGGCACGTTCTCGCTGAAGAACCCCGACGTGTCGATCGCCATGGCCACCGACAAGGCCGACCACGTGGTCTCGACCGGTGCGGAGTTCGTCGTCGCCGGCGACAACGCCTGCCTGCTCAACATCGGTGGGGTGCTCGGACGCCGCGGCGACCGGGCCCGCACCATCCACCTGGCCGACGTGCTCGTCAGCACGCGCGAACAGCCGACCACGGCATCCGCCACGACCGCGGGGAGGGCCCGATGA